One region of Peromyscus eremicus chromosome 4, PerEre_H2_v1, whole genome shotgun sequence genomic DNA includes:
- the LOC131907791 gene encoding olfactory receptor 5D13-like: MALSSFLYSIPENETSAVTFILMGFSEFPDLQIPLFLLFLIIYTVTVLGNLGMIAVIRLNPKLHTPMYFFLSHLSFVDFCYSTVVTPKLLENLIVEDRRISFTGCVMQFFFICLFVVTETFMLAVMAYDRFVAVCNPLLYTVAMSPKFCCSLVAASYSWGITCSFVFNHFILVLFFCGTKFINNFACEHDAVVAAACSDPYISQKFMFILATFNELSSLMIILTSYVFIVITVMKMPATGGRYKVFSTCASHLFTITIFHSMIISLYCIPTTKSSWLLVKVASVFYEVIIPMLNPFIYSLRNKDVKDAVRKLINSHL; the protein is encoded by the coding sequence ATGgccctttcctcttttctctatagTATACCTGAAAACGAGACTTCTGCAGTGACCTTCATTCTCATGGGCTTCTCAGAATTCCCAGACCtccagatccccctcttccttctcttcctgatCATATACACAGTCACTGTGCTGGGAAACCTGGGCATGATTGCCGTCATCAGGCTCAACCCCAAgctgcacacccccatgtacttttTTCTTAGTCACCTgtcctttgtggatttctgttacTCTACTGTTGTGACTCCCAAACTCTTAGAAAACTTGATTGTGGAAGACAGAAGGATCTCCTTTACAGGCTGTGTCATGCAGTTCTTCTTCATATGCCTATTTGTGGTGACAGAAACCTTCATGTTGGCAGTGATGGCCTATGACAGGTTTGTGGCAGTGTGCAATCCCCTCCTCTACACAGTGGCTATGTCTCCAAAGTTCTGCTGCTCACTAGTCGCTGCATCATATTCCTGGGGTATAACCTGTTCCTTTGTATTCAACCACTTTATTTTGGTCTTATTCTTCTGTGGGACCAAGTTCATAAATAACTTTGCATGTGAGCATGATGCTGTTGTTGCTGCAGCCTGCTCTGACCCCTACATTAGTCAGAAGTTCATGTTCATCTTGGCCACTTTCAATGAGCTAAGCAGTCTGATGATCATTCTCACCTCTTATGTCTTCATTGTCATCACTGTCATGAAAATGCCTGCAACAGGGGGACGCTACAAAGTCTTCTCCACCTGTGCTTCCCACCTCTTTACCATCACCATTTTCCATAGCATGATTATTTCTCTTTACTGTATTCCCACTACCAAAAGTTCCTGGCTTCTGGTCAAGGTGGCCTCAGTATTCTACGAAGTAATCATCCCCATGCTAAACCCATTCATATACAGCCTCAGGAACAAGGATGTGAAGGATGCAGTTAGGAAGCTAATTAACTCTCATTTGTAA
- the LOC131907792 gene encoding olfactory receptor 5D13-like — protein sequence MHHSGPSVFSILKNETSAPTFILVGFSEYPDLQIPLFLLFLIIYTVTVLGNLGMIAIIRLNPKLHTPMYFFLSHLSFVDFCYSTVVTPKLLENLIVEDRRISFTGCVMQFFFACIFVVTETFMLAVMAYDRFVAVCNPLLYTVAMSPKLCCSLVAASYSWGITCSFVFIHFMLTLVFCGTKFINNFVCEHDAIVAVACSDPYISQKVIFIFATFNELSSLMIILTSYVFIVITVMKMPATGGRYKVFSTCASHLTTITIFHSIIICLYCIPTTKSSWLLVKVASVFYTVIIPMLNPLIYSLRNKDVKDAVRKLMSSHL from the exons ATGCATCACTCGGGGCCCTCTGTATTTAG TATTCTTAAAAACGAGACTTCTGCACCGACCTTCATCCTCGTGGGCTTCTCAGAATACCCAGACCtccagatccccctcttcctcctcttcctgatcATATACACAGTCACTGTGCTGGGAAACCTGGGCATGATTGCCATCATCAGGCTCAACCCCAAGctccacacccccatgtacttttTTCTTAGTCACCTgtcctttgtggatttctgttacTCTACTGTTGTGACTCCCAAACTCTTAGAAAACTTGATTGTGGAAGACAGAAGGATCTCCTTTACAGGCTGTGTCATGCAGTTCTTCTTTGCATGCATATTTGTGGTGACAGAAACCTTCATGTTGGCAGTGATGGCGTATGACAGGTTTGTGGCAGTGTGCAATCCCCTCCTCTACACAGTGGCTATGTCTCCAAAGCTCTGTTGCTCACTGGTCGCTGCATCATACTCCTGGGGTATAACCTGTTCCTTTGTATTCATACACTTTATGTTGACCTTAGTCTTCTGTGGGACCAAGTTCATAAATAACTTTGTGTGTGAGCATGATGCCATTGTTGCTGTAGCCTGCTCTGACCCCTACATTAGCCAGAAGGTCATTTTCATCTTTGCCACGTTTAATGAGCTAAGCAGTCTGATGATCATTCTCACTTCTTATGTCTTCATTGTCATCACTGTCATGAAAATGCCTGCAACAGGGGGACGCTACAAAGTCTTCTCCACCTGTGCCTCCCACCTCACTACCATCACCATTTTCCATAGCATTATTATCTGTCTCTACTGTATTCCCACTACCAAAAGTTCCTGGCTTCTGGTCAAGGTGGCTTCAGTATTCTACACAGTCATCATCCCCATGCTGAACCCATTGATATACAGTCTGAGGAACAAGGATGTGAAGGATGCAGTTAGAAAGCTAATGAGCTCTCATTTGTAA
- the LOC131907793 gene encoding olfactory receptor 5D13-like → MELSGKGNSAVTFILVGFSEYPDLQVPLFLLFLTIYTVTVLGNLGMIAVIRLNPKLHTPMYFFLSHLSFVDFCYSTVVTPKLLENLIVEDRRISFTGCVMQFFFICLFVVTETFMLAVMAYDRFVAVCNPLLYTVAMSPKLCCSLVAASYSWGILCSFIFIYFLLSLFFCGTKFINNFACEHDAIVAVACSDPYISQQIIFIFAMFNELSSMMIILTSYVFIVITVMKMPSTGGRYKVFSTCASHLIAISIFHGTILFLYCVPTTKSSWLLVKVASVFYTVIIPMLNPLIYSLRNKDVKEAVKKLISSHLSL, encoded by the exons ATGGAGCtttctggaaaggggaa TTCTGCAGTGACCTTCATCCTCGTGGGCTTCTCAGAATACCCAGACCTCCAGGTCCCCCTGTTCCTCCTTTTCTTGACCATATACACAGTCACTGTGCTGGGAAATCTGGGCATGATTGCCGTCATCAGGCTCAACCCCAAGCTCCACACCCCTATGTACTTTTTTCTTAGTCACCTgtcctttgtggatttctgttacTCTACTGTCGTGACTCCCAAACTCTTAGAAAACTTGATTGTGGAAGACAGAAGGATCTCCTTTACAGGCTGTGTCATGCAGTTCTTCTTCATATGCCTATTTGTGGTGACAGAAACCTTCATGTTGGCAGTGATGGCGTATGACAGGTTTGTGGCAGTGTGCAACCCCCTCCTCTACACAGTGGCTATGTCTCCAAAGCTCTGTTGCTCACTGGTCGCTGCATCATACTCCTGGGGTATACTCTGTtcttttatattcatatattttcttctgtccttgttCTTCTGTGGGACCAAGTTCATAAATAACTTTGCATGTGAGCATGATGCCATTGTTGCTGTAGCCTGCTCTGACCCCTACATTAGTCAGCAGATCATTTTCATCTTTGCCATGTTTAATGAGTTAAGCAGTATGATGATCATTCTCACCTCTTATGTCTTCATTGTCATCACTGTCATGAAAATGCCTTCAACAGGGGGACGCTACAAAGTCTTCTCCACCTGTGCCTCCCATCTCATTGCCATCAGCATTTTTCATGGTACCatcctttttctctactgtgttcccacTACCAAAAGTTCCTGGCTTCTGGTCAAGGTGGCCTCGGTCTTCTACACTGTCATCATCCCCATGCTGAACCCACTGATATACAGCCTCAGGAACAAGGATGTGAAGGAAGCAGTAAAGAAACTTATTAGCTCTCATTTGTCATTGTAA